The following nucleotide sequence is from Myxosarcina sp. GI1.
CAAGAGATTAAAAATCTCACACTTTCTGCTTATGGTGGTTAAAATTACAGCAGTTTTCGTGCATAGTAAACCAAACAAAATAATATAAGTACGAAGCACTAAATACTAAATAGTTTCACTAACTCCTGTTTCGCTGGTACTTTTTCTAAGCTAAAAGCGAAAGTAAAGTGAAGCACAGAGTTAAGCCGAAGGTTATTTTTGTATGCCAGCTTAGATAAAATTAAAGGTAATAGAAATATTTTCCTATTACCTTCGCCTATAAAGAATATTTTTAGAACACAAAGAGCAAATTTGGTTGCATTAAACTTAAAGTTTGTTAATTTTTTGAGGACTATGCTAAGCTCCAAAACAACCTTCTAAGATAATCTATACTGCTTCTCTAAGATCGAGTGCTTTCTTTCTAAGCAGTTTTAGGGCTTTGTTTTTAATTTGGCGTACTCTTTCTCTACTGATACCACAATGATTGCCTATTTGTTCGTAGGTCATTGGCTTGCCATCACTGAGTCCAAAGCGGAGAGCAATTACGTCTCTCTGTTTGGGAGACAAACTATTTAATAAATTATCAATTCTATCTCTTAGTTCGGTTTCTGCAAGTATATCTGTTGGTAATGGCGAGTCTGAAGATAAAAGTTGTTCTAACTCGGTTTTTTGGTCGTCAATTACAATGTTAAGGCTTCTAGATTTAGTTCTCTTAGCAGCCTGACGAATAGATCTCAACTTCTTAATGTCTAGATCGAGTTTGTCTGCTAATTCTTGCTCTGAAGGCTGTCTGCCAAGATCTTGTGATAGTTGTCGAGTAGCTTTTTTGATTTTATTTAAATCTTGGGTAATATGTATTGGTAGTCTAATCGTACGAGCCTGATTGGCGATCGCTCTGGTCATTGCTTGACGCACCCACCAATAAGCGTAGGTAGAGAATTTATAGCCTTTAGTGGGATCGAATTTTTCAATAGCTCTAATCAATCCAAAGCTACCTTCCTGAATCAAATCTAGAAAAGATAAACCGCGATTTTGGTATTTTTTGGCAATGGATACTACCAATCGCAGATTTGCTTTTGCCATTTTTTGCTTAGCTCTTTGCCCATGCTTGACTATTTTTTTCTCTTCATTGGTCAATTCTTCTTGTTCTAATAAAGGCAACATCGCCTGAACTTGATTGGCTAGTTTTACTTCTTGCGCTGCATCTAATAATGGTGTTCTACCTATTTCTTTTAAATATGCTTCTATGTTAGTTTTCATGAATGATTTGTATGCTCTTGTACCGTTGGTGTTCTCTATAAAAAAATTTATTTACCCTGGTAGTTATTAGAAAATAATGCAATAACCTCTTACTTACCAATTTGGATGATTTGTAGTGATGCTGAATAATTACTGAAATTTAAGCAATAAATTAATATTGCTTCTATGGCTAGCGGCTACTGTACCTTTCATTCAACATCTGCAACATAATATAGTTCTGTAGTTGTCTTGGTTACTTACAATATTAAGTTTTTATACGTATAAAATTCATCGTTCTATGGATAGAAGATGGTTGTTTTCAACAAATTAACGAGGTAAGAGCAATAAAAAAATTAAGGATTGGAAGCTTTACTTAATAAAAGCCACAGTATACCGTTACGGTAAAATTAGCTAGAAAATAGACGTTTTGGGAAAAAGCAAATTGCGACTTGTTTGCAGTAATTTTTTGGCGGTGGCGAACGTTTTTTGAAGATCCTTTGCAAAAGATTTTT
It contains:
- a CDS encoding sigma-70 family RNA polymerase sigma factor, producing the protein MKTNIEAYLKEIGRTPLLDAAQEVKLANQVQAMLPLLEQEELTNEEKKIVKHGQRAKQKMAKANLRLVVSIAKKYQNRGLSFLDLIQEGSFGLIRAIEKFDPTKGYKFSTYAYWWVRQAMTRAIANQARTIRLPIHITQDLNKIKKATRQLSQDLGRQPSEQELADKLDLDIKKLRSIRQAAKRTKSRSLNIVIDDQKTELEQLLSSDSPLPTDILAETELRDRIDNLLNSLSPKQRDVIALRFGLSDGKPMTYEQIGNHCGISRERVRQIKNKALKLLRKKALDLREAV